A genomic window from Rhizobium sp. 007 includes:
- a CDS encoding ABC transporter permease — MLRYSLRRVIIGMGMLLALSALIFLLLRLAPGDPIDAYIDPNIPMSSSDLAELRSRLGLDQPLPVQYLAWLQQALAGNLGYSIKRLDQPVLSLVLSRIGPTVLLMGTALVISIVAGIAIGVISAVRRNSVADISFSVFALAGISSPAFLSALIGLYIFSVRLNWTPSGGMLTPGEEFSVLDLLRHLILPAALLAIAQAALIMRYTRASMLEVLNQDYVRTARAKGVVEFWVITKHALRNALLPVVTLIGSTIGLAIGGAIFIESVFNWPGMGLLLVDAVETRDYPVIMGATLVIGACVIIVNLLTDIAYAVIDPRIKVG, encoded by the coding sequence ATGCTCAGATACAGCCTCCGGCGCGTGATCATCGGGATGGGCATGCTCCTTGCCTTGAGCGCGCTGATCTTCCTGCTGCTGCGCCTTGCGCCCGGCGATCCGATCGATGCCTATATCGATCCCAACATCCCAATGTCGTCGTCTGATCTTGCTGAATTGCGCAGCCGGCTCGGGCTCGACCAGCCTTTGCCGGTTCAGTATCTCGCATGGCTGCAGCAGGCGCTGGCCGGCAATCTCGGCTATTCGATCAAGCGGCTGGACCAGCCGGTCCTTAGCCTCGTGCTTTCGCGCATCGGCCCCACGGTGCTCCTAATGGGCACCGCGCTGGTGATCTCCATCGTCGCCGGGATTGCGATCGGCGTCATCAGCGCCGTGCGCCGCAATTCCGTCGCCGACATTTCCTTTTCGGTCTTCGCACTTGCCGGCATTTCCAGCCCGGCCTTTCTGAGCGCGCTGATCGGTCTTTACATTTTTTCCGTCCGGCTGAACTGGACGCCATCGGGCGGCATGCTGACGCCGGGCGAGGAGTTCTCAGTCCTCGACCTCCTGCGGCATCTAATCCTGCCTGCAGCATTGCTCGCCATCGCCCAGGCTGCCTTGATCATGCGCTACACGCGCGCCTCGATGCTCGAAGTCCTCAACCAGGATTACGTGCGCACCGCCCGCGCCAAGGGCGTCGTCGAATTCTGGGTCATCACCAAGCATGCGCTCAGAAACGCGCTGCTGCCCGTCGTCACGCTGATCGGCTCGACCATCGGCCTTGCGATTGGCGGGGCGATCTTCATCGAAAGCGTCTTCAACTGGCCGGGCATGGGCCTGCTGCTCGTCGATGCCGTTGAGACGCGCGACTATCCCGTCATCATGGGTGCGACGCTCGTCATCGGCGCCTGCGTCATCATCGTCAATCTGCTGACCGATATCGCCTATGCGGTCATCGATCCGCGCATCAAGGTGGGCTGA
- a CDS encoding ABC transporter permease: MLARTATHRPGPLARAFDRFLLNRAAVFGLCVAIPMLAIILSYPLWWRFLPNDIDLLAMNSGPTATHWFGTDGVGRDVFARVLEGGRISLLVAVASTAISAMIGFLFGAVSALAGRWADALSMRFVDLVMTLPPVIFLLVLASIAGTGIWPTVMVISLLSWPLLARMIRSRLLELRERDFVLAARGMGAGLPHLLFRHGLPNSIDILMVYATLQIANAILLEAGLSFLGLGIAPPAASWGNMLNAARSTAVLEQYPWQWLFPGGALVLAVLAINFIGDGLRDAFDPRAELN, encoded by the coding sequence ATGCTGGCCCGCACCGCAACCCACAGACCCGGCCCTCTCGCCCGCGCCTTTGACCGCTTCCTTCTCAACCGGGCAGCCGTCTTCGGGTTATGCGTCGCGATCCCGATGCTGGCGATCATCCTCTCCTATCCGCTCTGGTGGCGTTTCCTGCCGAACGACATCGATCTCCTGGCGATGAACAGCGGCCCGACCGCGACGCATTGGTTCGGCACGGACGGCGTTGGCCGAGACGTCTTTGCCCGGGTTCTGGAGGGCGGCCGCATCTCGCTTCTGGTCGCCGTCGCCTCGACTGCGATCTCTGCGATGATCGGTTTCCTCTTCGGCGCCGTCTCCGCCCTGGCCGGCCGTTGGGCTGATGCGCTTTCGATGCGCTTCGTCGACCTGGTAATGACGCTGCCGCCCGTCATCTTCCTGCTCGTGCTCGCCTCGATTGCCGGTACCGGCATCTGGCCGACGGTGATGGTGATCTCGCTGCTCTCCTGGCCGCTGCTTGCCCGCATGATCCGCTCGCGACTGCTGGAACTGCGCGAACGCGATTTCGTCCTGGCGGCGCGCGGCATGGGTGCCGGCCTGCCACACCTGCTCTTCCGTCATGGCCTGCCGAATTCGATCGATATCCTGATGGTCTATGCGACGCTGCAGATCGCCAATGCCATTCTTCTCGAGGCCGGCCTCTCCTTCCTCGGGCTCGGCATTGCGCCGCCGGCTGCAAGCTGGGGCAACATGTTGAATGCCGCCCGCTCCACCGCAGTTCTCGAACAATATCCATGGCAATGGCTCTTCCCCGGTGGGGCGCTGGTCCTTGCCGTGCTTGCGATCAATTTCATTGGCGATGGCCTGAGGGACGCCTTCGATCCTCGCGCCGAATTAAACTGA